The Clostridioides sp. ES-S-0010-02 genome window below encodes:
- a CDS encoding YdcP family protein: MRLANGIVIDKEKTFGVLKFSALRREVHVQNDDGTVSNEIKERTYDLKSRGQGRMIQVSIPASVQLKEFDYNSEVDIINPVADTVATANFNGTDVDWYIKADDITLKIGQGKLAEDLQDKQASKDNIKKK; this comes from the coding sequence ATGAGATTAGCAAATGGAATAGTTATAGATAAAGAAAAAACATTTGGAGTATTAAAGTTTTCGGCACTCAGAAGAGAGGTACATGTTCAAAATGATGATGGAACAGTATCAAATGAAATTAAAGAACGTACTTATGATTTAAAGAGTAGAGGACAAGGAAGAATGATACAAGTCAGTATACCAGCATCAGTACAATTAAAAGAGTTTGATTATAATTCAGAAGTAGATATTATTAATCCAGTTGCAGATACAGTAGCGACAGCTAATTTTAATGGGACTGATGTAGATTGGTATATTAAAGCTGATGATATCACTTTGAAAATAGGACAAGGAAAATTAGCAGAAGATTTACAAGATAAGCAGGCAAGTAAAGATAATATTAAAAAGAAGTAG
- a CDS encoding XRE family transcriptional regulator: MSTEEWIENLKDKRIEYGVSQNKLALSVGIMREYLNKIESGKIIIKNGIKEKLIKSLGRFNPELPLTMMIDYIRIRFPTTDVENVVNNILKLKLEYMIHEDYGFYSYSEHYVIGNIFVLVSQDIEKGVLIELKGQGCRQFENFLLAQHRSWYDFLLDALLAGGVMKRMDLAINDMTGILDIKELVNKCNNEECISVFRSFKSYRSGELVRRNEKIGMGNTLYIASLKSEVYFCIYEKDYEQYIKLDIPIDEAKIKNRFEIRLKNERAYHAAVDLLANRDEEKTAFSIINRYIRFVDKEDEKNRSEWKTNDQWSYFIGEGRAKLKLTTNPEPYNIHKTLNWLSRQVAPTLKTIKRLDVLNNTTLIEDLIKYANLTDRHKKIIEQNSVNIEDIIYDE, from the coding sequence TTGAGTACAGAAGAATGGATTGAAAATCTAAAAGATAAAAGGATTGAATATGGAGTTTCTCAAAATAAATTAGCATTATCAGTAGGGATTATGAGAGAATATTTAAATAAAATAGAAAGTGGGAAAATAATAATAAAAAATGGGATAAAAGAAAAATTAATTAAATCGTTAGGAAGATTTAATCCAGAATTACCACTTACGATGATGATTGACTATATAAGAATAAGATTTCCAACAACAGATGTAGAAAATGTTGTTAATAATATATTGAAATTAAAGCTTGAATATATGATTCATGAGGATTATGGATTTTACTCTTATTCAGAGCATTATGTTATAGGTAATATATTTGTTTTAGTATCTCAAGACATAGAAAAAGGAGTTTTAATAGAATTGAAAGGACAAGGTTGCAGGCAATTTGAGAATTTCTTATTAGCACAACATAGATCATGGTATGACTTTTTATTAGATGCATTATTAGCTGGCGGTGTTATGAAGAGAATGGATCTTGCTATTAATGATATGACAGGAATATTAGATATAAAAGAATTAGTTAATAAATGCAATAATGAAGAATGCATTTCAGTATTTCGTAGTTTCAAATCTTATAGGTCAGGTGAATTGGTTAGAAGAAATGAGAAAATTGGTATGGGGAATACCTTATATATTGCTTCATTAAAAAGTGAAGTCTACTTTTGTATCTATGAAAAAGACTATGAGCAATATATAAAATTAGATATACCTATTGATGAAGCAAAAATAAAAAATAGATTTGAAATAAGGTTAAAAAATGAAAGAGCATATCATGCAGCAGTTGATTTGTTAGCAAATAGAGATGAAGAAAAGACAGCATTTTCAATTATTAATCGTTATATACGTTTTGTTGATAAAGAGGATGAGAAAAATAGAAGTGAATGGAAAACTAATGATCAGTGGAGTTATTTTATTGGTGAAGGTAGAGCTAAGTTAAAACTAACAACAAATCCAGAACCGTATAATATTCATAAAACTTTAAACTGGCTATCAAGGCAGGTTGCACCAACTTTAAAAACGATTAAAAGATTAGATGTCTTGAATAATACAACATTAATTGAAGATTTAATAAAATATGCAAACTTAACAGATCGTCATAAAAAAATAATTGAACAAAATTCAGTGAACATTGAAGATATTATCTATGATGAGTAA